Proteins from a genomic interval of Stenotrophomonas sp. 24(2023):
- a CDS encoding zinc-binding dehydrogenase: MRAALYSRFGDPATVLDTAQAPQPVPGPGEVRIRTVLAPIHNHDLLTIRGLYGYKPTLPAIGGSEALGTVDAVGEGVAHVQPGQRVVAASVHGTWAEAFVAPARMVIPMPDGIADETAAQLVAMPLSALMLLEFLQARPGQWIVQNTANGAVGKSLAMLATARGIKVANLVRSEDAAAQLRALGIEHVFVTASDGWKAQVQATLGEGLAAAAVDSIGGDASGDLVELLGHHGTLVSFGVMSGQPMHIPAGGLIYKEATVKGFWGSKVSTAMAVEDKRRLVGELLQRAASGELRLPVDAVFPLDQVAEAAAAAQRGGRDGKVLLRV, encoded by the coding sequence ATGCGTGCAGCGCTTTACAGCCGTTTCGGCGACCCTGCCACGGTGCTGGACACCGCACAGGCCCCCCAGCCCGTTCCCGGGCCGGGCGAGGTCCGCATCCGCACGGTGCTGGCCCCCATCCACAACCACGATCTGCTGACCATCCGCGGCCTGTATGGCTACAAGCCCACCCTGCCCGCCATCGGGGGCAGCGAGGCCCTGGGCACGGTCGACGCCGTCGGCGAAGGCGTTGCCCATGTCCAGCCGGGCCAGCGCGTGGTGGCCGCCTCGGTGCACGGTACCTGGGCCGAGGCCTTCGTCGCACCGGCGCGCATGGTGATCCCGATGCCGGACGGCATTGCCGATGAAACGGCCGCACAGCTGGTGGCCATGCCGTTGAGCGCGCTGATGCTGCTGGAGTTCCTGCAGGCCCGGCCCGGCCAGTGGATCGTGCAGAACACCGCCAACGGTGCGGTCGGCAAGTCGCTGGCGATGCTGGCCACTGCGCGCGGCATCAAGGTGGCCAACCTGGTCCGCAGCGAAGACGCCGCTGCGCAGCTGCGGGCACTGGGTATCGAGCACGTGTTCGTCACCGCCAGCGACGGCTGGAAGGCACAGGTGCAGGCCACGCTGGGCGAAGGCCTGGCGGCCGCCGCCGTGGATTCCATCGGCGGAGACGCCAGCGGTGATCTGGTCGAGCTGCTCGGCCACCACGGCACGCTGGTGTCCTTCGGCGTGATGAGCGGGCAGCCGATGCACATCCCCGCCGGCGGGCTGATCTACAAGGAAGCCACGGTGAAGGGGTTCTGGGGCAGCAAGGTCAGCACGGCCATGGCGGTGGAGGACAAGCGCCGGCTGGTCGGTGAACTGCTGCAGCGCGCCGCATCGGGTGAACTGCGGCTACCGGTGGACGCGGTGTTTCCGCTGGACCAGGTGGCCGAGGCCGCCGCGGCCGCCCAGCGCGGTGGGCGCGATGGCAAGGTGCTGTTGCGGGTGTAA
- a CDS encoding ATP-binding protein produces MLRFFLRLLLLCTVGFALGLWLVPLLLQGRFDERNDVYYQEAVRGQVHMLEERLAGLDAAGRAAELARLQPHFGLGLALLAQADVAPAPADARQLQRFGFLSRDEQEHFLLPLPAHGQTPAQWLQVSLPEGMMIDAWTWTQAALVLLLAVGVSLLLWVWPTWRDLQRLRVVSRRMGEGDLQARAQISARSSVASLARQFNQMGERIAALVARQRELTNDVSHELRTPIARLSFELDLLDAEPDPVARRQLVLDMREDLRGLDALVGELLLEARLEHAGRALPQERIDAAPWLDEQVQALLRDAEPAGIRCRRADAAPAQVQLHPHYMARAVSNLLRNALAHARSVVQLDLQQRGAQWELRVCDDGPGIAAADRERVFAPFTRLDQSRQRGTGGVGLGLSMVARIAACHGGQAVVEDSPLGGASFVIRWPVTH; encoded by the coding sequence GTGCTGCGCTTCTTCCTGCGCCTGCTGCTGTTGTGCACGGTGGGCTTCGCGCTGGGCCTGTGGCTGGTGCCGCTGCTGCTGCAGGGGCGCTTCGATGAGCGCAACGACGTGTATTACCAGGAGGCGGTGCGCGGCCAGGTACACATGCTCGAAGAGCGCTTGGCCGGGCTTGATGCGGCGGGGCGCGCGGCGGAACTGGCCCGCCTGCAGCCACACTTCGGGCTGGGCCTGGCCCTGCTGGCGCAGGCCGACGTTGCGCCGGCCCCGGCCGATGCCCGCCAGTTGCAGCGCTTCGGTTTCCTGTCGCGCGATGAGCAGGAGCATTTCCTGCTGCCGCTGCCCGCCCATGGGCAGACACCGGCGCAGTGGCTGCAGGTCAGCCTGCCCGAAGGCATGATGATCGATGCCTGGACCTGGACCCAGGCCGCGCTGGTGCTGCTGCTGGCGGTCGGGGTGAGCCTGCTGCTCTGGGTATGGCCGACCTGGCGCGACCTGCAGCGGCTGCGCGTGGTCAGCCGGCGCATGGGCGAGGGCGACCTGCAGGCACGCGCGCAGATTTCCGCGCGCTCCAGCGTGGCCTCGCTGGCCCGGCAGTTCAACCAGATGGGCGAACGCATCGCGGCCCTGGTCGCGCGCCAGCGCGAGCTGACCAACGACGTATCGCACGAGCTGCGCACGCCGATCGCACGGCTGTCCTTCGAACTGGACCTGCTGGATGCCGAGCCCGATCCTGTGGCACGGCGGCAGCTGGTGCTGGACATGCGCGAGGACCTGCGCGGGCTGGATGCACTGGTGGGCGAGCTGTTGCTGGAGGCGCGGCTGGAACATGCCGGGCGCGCGCTGCCCCAGGAACGCATCGACGCTGCACCCTGGCTGGACGAACAGGTGCAGGCATTGCTGCGCGATGCCGAGCCGGCGGGTATCCGCTGCCGACGGGCAGACGCCGCACCGGCGCAGGTGCAGCTGCATCCGCACTACATGGCACGGGCGGTGTCCAACCTGCTGCGCAATGCACTGGCGCACGCACGCTCGGTCGTGCAGCTGGACCTGCAGCAGCGCGGTGCGCAGTGGGAACTGCGTGTCTGTGACGATGGCCCCGGCATCGCCGCCGCTGACCGCGAGCGTGTGTTCGCGCCTTTCACCCGCCTGGACCAGAGCCGCCAGCGCGGCACCGGCGGTGTCGGTCTGGGCCTGTCGATGGTGGCGCGCATCGCCGCCTGCCATGGTGGCCAGGCCGTGGTCGAGGACAGTCCACTGGGCGGTGCCAGTTTTGTCATCCGCTGGCCGGTAACACACTGA
- a CDS encoding TonB-dependent receptor encodes MFRTTLLASAVALGLAAGPAAAETSPTADAGKDSTTLGAVLVTGSNIKRSDTAGPNPVQVLTREQIELSGKSTLTDVLRSLSANAGNSYDEQYTGSFAAGSASIGLRGLSPKNTLVLVNGYRVSNFGFALNTQDTFVDLNALPISAVDRIEVLKDGASAVYGSDAIAGVVNIILRRNFQGVEVGGGLGTATQGGLNERKANLLAGFGDVDRDGWNVLFGLDVLKRDRLDADERAFTRSGDFRDKPGGRLAGWNTAGGNWLGNPRAPQPFSPCPDGSQLRPYSDFGSTLPGQACAFNAQPFKTLQPGAERLQASLSATYRFNEHVEAFADVLYAHNKADQIFSAPLTVGPGLRAYNAATGTLVDIPAVLPVGNPYNPGTTPLPFETSLFALGPRLKDNTQVFYRALAGVRGQGERWDWELAALASESAQREYVDNFVNRYAFQQALADGSLDILDPSKTPQALDALRLQTKRPGWYRLSQASFKASTRLWNLPAGAIGFAWGAEVRRESLDARTSAQVLSGTELRPAINVVNGERQVSAAYAEFSIPLHRTLELQLAGRGDHYDDFGNAFSPKVALRWQPLDSLLLRGSFSRGFRAPSLPEIAPGQTVSYGTVVDPYDPLQPGGSRGVTNIRTGNPDLRAERSRNYNLGAVWSPDGDTSIGLDWYRIEQDNLIQPDNAQFIVNNPGQFPNRVQRDAQGRIQFITNQYSNQGELTTSGLDLEASRRFRTDRLGSFTVAGSWTHLLDYKQPLVAGQAPYDGAGNNRLGALPSTRGTTSLTWEVGDWTSSLSLQYISGYDQRVATATSNPGLDSRVKAYQQLDLYVAWNGLPNTTLSLSVLNLADKDPPFDPAGGSNGFDITQYNLRGQFVSLGARYRF; translated from the coding sequence ATGTTCCGCACCACCCTTCTGGCCAGCGCCGTCGCGCTGGGCCTGGCGGCCGGCCCTGCTGCCGCTGAAACCTCCCCCACCGCCGATGCCGGCAAGGACAGCACCACGCTCGGCGCGGTGCTGGTGACCGGCTCGAACATCAAGCGCAGCGACACCGCCGGCCCCAATCCGGTGCAGGTGCTGACCCGCGAGCAGATCGAACTGAGCGGCAAGTCGACCCTCACCGACGTGCTGCGCAGCCTGTCGGCCAACGCCGGCAACAGCTATGACGAGCAGTACACCGGCAGCTTCGCCGCCGGTTCGGCCTCGATCGGCCTGCGTGGCCTGTCACCGAAGAACACCCTGGTGCTGGTCAACGGCTACCGTGTATCCAACTTCGGTTTCGCGCTGAACACCCAGGACACCTTCGTCGATCTCAACGCGCTGCCGATCAGTGCCGTGGACCGCATCGAAGTGCTCAAGGATGGCGCCTCGGCGGTGTACGGTTCCGATGCGATCGCCGGCGTGGTCAACATCATCCTGCGCCGCAACTTCCAGGGCGTGGAGGTCGGTGGCGGCCTGGGCACCGCCACGCAGGGCGGACTGAACGAACGCAAGGCCAACCTGCTGGCCGGCTTCGGGGATGTCGACCGTGATGGCTGGAACGTGCTGTTCGGCCTGGACGTGCTCAAGCGCGACCGGCTGGATGCGGACGAGCGCGCCTTCACCCGCAGCGGCGATTTCCGCGACAAGCCCGGCGGCCGCCTGGCCGGCTGGAACACCGCCGGCGGCAACTGGCTGGGCAACCCGCGCGCACCGCAGCCGTTCTCGCCGTGCCCGGACGGCAGCCAGCTGCGCCCCTACAGCGATTTCGGCAGCACCCTGCCCGGCCAGGCCTGCGCCTTCAACGCGCAGCCGTTCAAGACGCTGCAGCCCGGTGCCGAACGCCTGCAGGCCTCGCTGAGCGCGACCTACCGCTTCAATGAGCACGTCGAAGCCTTCGCCGATGTGCTGTATGCGCACAACAAGGCCGACCAGATCTTCAGCGCACCGCTGACCGTCGGGCCGGGCCTGCGCGCCTACAACGCCGCCACCGGCACCCTGGTGGACATCCCGGCGGTGCTGCCGGTGGGCAATCCGTACAATCCCGGCACCACGCCACTGCCGTTCGAGACCTCGCTGTTCGCGCTCGGCCCGCGCCTGAAGGACAACACCCAGGTGTTCTACCGCGCCCTGGCCGGCGTGCGCGGGCAAGGCGAACGCTGGGACTGGGAACTGGCCGCACTGGCCTCGGAAAGCGCACAGCGCGAGTACGTGGACAACTTCGTCAACCGCTACGCGTTCCAGCAGGCGTTGGCCGATGGCAGCCTGGACATCCTCGACCCGTCCAAGACCCCGCAGGCGCTGGACGCGCTGCGCCTGCAGACCAAGCGCCCGGGCTGGTACCGCCTGAGCCAGGCTTCGTTCAAGGCCTCCACCCGGTTGTGGAACCTGCCGGCCGGGGCGATCGGCTTCGCCTGGGGCGCTGAAGTGCGCCGCGAATCGCTCGACGCGCGCACCAGTGCACAGGTGCTGTCGGGCACCGAGCTGCGCCCGGCCATCAACGTGGTCAACGGCGAGCGCCAGGTCAGCGCCGCGTACGCGGAGTTCAGCATTCCGCTGCACCGCACGCTGGAACTGCAGCTGGCCGGCCGTGGCGACCATTACGATGATTTCGGCAATGCGTTCTCGCCCAAGGTGGCGCTGCGCTGGCAGCCGCTGGACAGCCTGCTGCTGCGCGGCTCGTTCTCGCGTGGCTTCCGCGCACCGTCACTGCCGGAAATCGCACCGGGCCAGACCGTCAGCTACGGCACGGTGGTCGACCCCTACGATCCGCTGCAGCCGGGCGGCAGCCGTGGTGTGACCAACATCCGCACCGGCAACCCGGACCTGCGCGCGGAGCGTTCGCGCAACTACAACCTGGGTGCGGTGTGGTCGCCCGATGGTGACACCAGCATCGGCCTGGACTGGTACCGCATCGAACAGGACAACCTGATCCAGCCGGACAACGCGCAGTTCATCGTCAACAACCCGGGCCAGTTCCCCAACCGCGTGCAGCGTGACGCGCAGGGCCGCATCCAGTTCATCACCAACCAGTACAGCAACCAGGGCGAGCTGACGACCTCCGGCCTGGACCTGGAAGCCAGCCGCCGCTTCCGCACCGATCGCCTGGGCAGCTTCACCGTGGCCGGCAGCTGGACCCACCTGCTGGACTACAAGCAGCCCTTGGTGGCCGGCCAGGCCCCCTACGACGGCGCCGGCAACAACCGCCTGGGCGCGCTGCCGAGCACCCGCGGCACCACCTCGCTGACCTGGGAGGTGGGCGACTGGACCAGCTCGCTGAGCCTGCAGTACATCAGCGGCTACGACCAGCGCGTGGCCACGGCCACCAGCAACCCGGGGCTGGATTCGCGGGTGAAGGCGTACCAGCAGCTGGACCTGTACGTGGCCTGGAACGGGTTGCCGAACACCACGCTGTCGCTGTCGGTGCTGAACCTGGCCGACAAGGACCCGCCGTTCGACCCGGCCGGCGGATCCAACGGCTTCGACATCACCCAGTACAACCTGCGCGGGCAGTTCGTCTCGCTGGGCGCACGCTACCGGTTCTGA
- a CDS encoding acyloxyacyl hydrolase, with translation MPASRKFLRGFRSSVACLLLPALLHLPTALASERPAVAVQAGEGLGDYRRASLLWQSAPQWHWQGSSGQRVDLTLELGLARWQGNDEQHQHAWQANAIPLFRWHLHPRVFVEAGVGATVFDRTRVGGRRISTAWQFGDHLGVGMRVDDRQRVSLRWSHYSNASIKRPNPGLDVIQLTWAVAY, from the coding sequence GTGCCTGCATCCCGCAAGTTCCTGCGTGGTTTCCGTTCGTCCGTTGCCTGCCTGCTGCTGCCGGCATTGCTGCACCTTCCCACTGCACTGGCCAGCGAGCGTCCCGCCGTGGCGGTACAGGCAGGCGAGGGGCTGGGCGACTACCGGCGGGCCTCGCTGCTGTGGCAGAGCGCACCGCAGTGGCACTGGCAGGGCAGCAGCGGGCAGCGTGTGGACCTGACGCTGGAACTGGGGCTGGCGCGCTGGCAGGGCAACGATGAACAGCATCAGCACGCCTGGCAGGCCAACGCCATTCCGCTGTTCCGTTGGCACCTGCACCCACGCGTATTCGTCGAAGCGGGCGTGGGAGCGACGGTGTTCGACCGGACCCGCGTCGGCGGCCGCCGCATCAGCACGGCCTGGCAGTTCGGCGACCACCTCGGGGTGGGCATGCGCGTGGACGACCGGCAGCGCGTGTCGCTGCGCTGGTCGCACTACTCCAATGCCAGCATCAAGCGGCCCAATCCGGGGCTGGATGTCATCCAGCTGACCTGGGCCGTGGCCTACTGA
- a CDS encoding serine/threonine protein phosphatase, giving the protein MAEPLHLADGRVWLKQHDGLRRRVLLGTLGLTARALRVPCLRPPPRLSALQARDVELRRLLELAERGIPVPRVLGHSDSALLLEDGGPSLAHCLRNADDHKAEALLRQAARQLLRAHRAGCCIGQPVARNITVAQDGQLRFIDLEDDPLQVMDLAQAQARDWLLFISGSIRHAPLPVGAYVAVIGHCLRQATPEVQQQLREAVSRLRYLPALCRLGGHRAQGVGRSVQVLRRALA; this is encoded by the coding sequence ATGGCCGAACCCCTTCACCTTGCCGACGGACGCGTCTGGCTAAAGCAGCACGATGGACTGCGCCGGCGGGTATTGCTCGGCACGCTGGGCCTGACGGCCCGTGCATTGCGGGTGCCGTGCCTGCGCCCGCCACCGCGCCTGTCGGCGCTGCAGGCCCGCGACGTGGAACTGCGGCGCCTGCTGGAACTGGCCGAACGCGGTATTCCGGTCCCGCGCGTGCTGGGCCACAGCGATTCGGCCCTGCTGCTGGAAGATGGCGGCCCCAGCCTGGCCCACTGCCTGCGCAACGCCGATGACCACAAGGCCGAAGCGCTGCTGCGCCAGGCCGCGCGCCAGCTGCTGCGCGCGCACCGCGCCGGTTGCTGCATCGGCCAGCCGGTGGCGCGCAACATCACCGTGGCCCAGGATGGCCAGCTGCGCTTCATCGACCTGGAAGACGATCCGCTGCAGGTGATGGACCTGGCACAGGCACAGGCCCGTGACTGGCTGCTGTTCATCAGTGGCAGCATCCGCCATGCGCCCCTGCCGGTAGGGGCCTATGTCGCAGTGATCGGCCACTGCCTGCGGCAGGCGACGCCGGAAGTGCAGCAGCAGCTGCGCGAGGCCGTCTCGCGCCTGCGCTACCTGCCGGCGTTGTGCAGGCTGGGCGGGCACCGTGCGCAGGGGGTCGGGCGCAGCGTGCAGGTGCTGCGCCGCGCGTTGGCCTGA
- the betT gene encoding choline BCCT transporter BetT → MEALEPHSSPVRTLRPVFAFAAIVVVAFAVFVSLYPIGAGTLLNQTQSWASANVGWYYLLAMTLYLVFVVVAALSPYGSIKLGADHDEPEFSYLSWAGMLFAAGISITLFFFCVSEPLTHYLQPPQGAAADGEAGARQAMQLLFLHWGLHGWGVFALAAMAMAYFAYRHNLPLALRSALYPLIGNRINGPIGYTVDALGIVATVFGLGADMGFGVLHLNAGLSHLFDVPHTHGVQVALIATMMGAAIVVAVSGVEKGVRWMSNINMLLAIALVLFMLFAGPTQYLLGTLMQNAGDYLGSVVGKSFDVYAYGGRPEWMGSWTVFYWAWWIGWAPFVGLFIARISRGRTIRQFVFGVLLIPLGFTLAWLSIFGNSALDQVLHHGQQQLAQLAIDDPPTVLYALLDSYPWSRTVIAVTVFISFIFFVTSADSGAVVLSTLSSHGGAPEDDGPRWLRVFWGTVTAVVTAGLLLAGSMDALKSAVVLASLPFSAVLLMMAWGLRKAFADEAHRRRALQYRPTPLVGASRHHQGWRQRLGQAVHFPLRDEVYRFMDSHVRPAMDAVATQLREQGWEVQEQLEAGDMSLSVNHGEQQDFLYRVLLTGYRVPSFASHNVRNQRYYRAEVHLFEGSQDYDLVGFSREQIINDIIGQYERHLQFLHLSR, encoded by the coding sequence ATGGAAGCACTGGAGCCTCATTCCTCACCGGTGCGGACCCTGCGGCCCGTGTTCGCCTTCGCGGCGATCGTGGTGGTGGCGTTCGCCGTTTTCGTCAGCCTGTACCCCATCGGTGCAGGCACCCTGCTCAACCAGACACAGAGCTGGGCGTCGGCCAACGTGGGCTGGTACTACCTGCTGGCGATGACCCTGTACCTGGTGTTCGTGGTGGTGGCCGCGCTGTCGCCGTATGGCAGCATCAAGCTGGGCGCCGACCATGACGAGCCGGAATTCAGTTACCTCTCCTGGGCCGGCATGCTGTTCGCCGCCGGCATCAGCATCACGCTGTTCTTCTTCTGCGTGTCCGAACCGCTGACCCATTACCTGCAACCGCCGCAGGGGGCGGCTGCCGATGGTGAAGCCGGTGCGCGCCAGGCCATGCAGTTGCTGTTCCTGCACTGGGGCCTGCATGGCTGGGGCGTGTTCGCGCTGGCAGCCATGGCGATGGCCTATTTCGCCTACCGGCACAACCTGCCGCTGGCACTGCGCTCGGCGCTGTACCCGCTCATCGGCAACCGCATCAACGGCCCGATCGGCTACACGGTGGATGCACTGGGCATCGTCGCCACGGTGTTCGGCCTCGGCGCGGACATGGGCTTTGGCGTGCTGCACCTCAACGCCGGCCTGTCGCACCTGTTCGATGTGCCGCATACCCACGGCGTGCAGGTCGCGCTGATCGCCACGATGATGGGCGCGGCCATCGTGGTGGCGGTGTCCGGGGTGGAAAAGGGCGTGCGCTGGATGTCCAACATCAACATGCTGCTGGCCATCGCGCTGGTGCTGTTCATGCTGTTCGCCGGTCCCACGCAGTACCTGCTGGGCACGCTGATGCAGAATGCCGGCGACTACCTGGGCAGCGTGGTCGGCAAGAGTTTCGATGTCTATGCCTACGGCGGCCGCCCGGAATGGATGGGCAGCTGGACGGTGTTCTACTGGGCCTGGTGGATCGGCTGGGCACCGTTCGTGGGGTTGTTCATCGCCCGCATCTCGCGCGGCCGCACCATCCGCCAGTTCGTGTTCGGCGTGCTGCTGATCCCGCTGGGCTTCACCCTGGCGTGGCTGTCGATCTTCGGCAACAGCGCACTGGACCAGGTGCTGCACCACGGCCAGCAGCAGCTGGCGCAGCTGGCCATCGACGATCCGCCGACCGTGCTGTACGCGCTGCTGGACAGTTACCCGTGGAGCCGCACGGTGATCGCGGTGACGGTGTTCATCAGCTTCATCTTCTTCGTCACCTCGGCCGATTCCGGTGCGGTGGTGCTGTCCACGCTGTCATCGCACGGCGGTGCGCCCGAAGACGACGGCCCGCGCTGGCTGCGCGTGTTCTGGGGCACGGTGACGGCGGTGGTCACCGCCGGCCTGCTGCTGGCCGGCAGCATGGATGCGCTGAAATCGGCGGTGGTGCTGGCCTCGCTGCCGTTCTCGGCGGTGCTGCTGATGATGGCCTGGGGCCTGCGCAAGGCCTTCGCCGACGAGGCGCACCGGCGGCGCGCGCTGCAGTACCGGCCCACGCCGCTGGTCGGGGCCAGCCGCCATCACCAGGGCTGGCGCCAGCGCCTGGGGCAGGCCGTGCATTTCCCGCTGCGTGACGAGGTGTACCGCTTCATGGACAGCCACGTGCGGCCGGCAATGGACGCCGTGGCGACCCAGCTGCGCGAGCAGGGCTGGGAGGTACAGGAGCAGCTGGAGGCCGGTGACATGTCGCTGTCGGTGAACCACGGCGAACAGCAGGATTTCCTGTATCGCGTGCTGCTGACCGGCTACCGCGTGCCCTCGTTCGCCTCGCACAACGTGCGCAATCAGCGGTATTACCGCGCCGAAGTCCATCTGTTCGAGGGCAGCCAGGATTACGACCTGGTGGGTTTCAGCAGGGAGCAGATCATCAATGACATCATCGGCCAGTACGAACGGCACCTGCAGTTCCTGCACCTGAGCCGGTGA
- a CDS encoding ribonucleoside-diphosphate reductase subunit alpha, translated as MTDSTFRVATPAGAADDVRPAGERVATWITKEAGNRRLPFNAARLQRTIDAIQAEFPQLDVADYRHAVQAMVERKPSISADDLVDLLIREAESRVDLVAPEWEQFAARLYLRRLYKRASRNRFYDGSLKYGSYVGLQESLADRGVYSNDILRCYSKEELQQAGAMIDPERDRLFAYNGLYLLATRYLATDGSRDVFELPQERWLTIALYLMQNEGGVGERGRARRMQLVGEAYWALSNLYMTVATPTLANAGKVGGQLSSCFIDTVDDSLQGIYDSNTDIARVSKHGGGVGAYLGYVRSSGAPIRGVPNSSGGVVPWIKQLNNTAVSVDQLGQRKGAVAVYLDIWHRDIEAFLDLRLNNGDQRLRAHDVFTSVCVPDLFMEAVERRADWYLFDPHEVKQAKGWYLQDFHDEKRGSGSFRDRYAELVADERISRRTVKAIDLFKRIMVSQLETGNPFLFYRDEVNRKNPNKHAGMVYSSNLCTEILQNMSPTRMIQEIVSGDQIVTTRRAGDFVVCNLSSINLGRAIAAPDDLLAADVLERLIPIQVRMLDNVIDLNALPVPQATITNRKYRAIGLGTFGWHHLLAQQRVQWDSPDAELLADRLYERINFLTIQASAQLAREKGSYPMFAGSDWHSGAYFRDRDYHGQAWEALAQQVAAHGLRNGWLLAVAPNMSTAQIAGSTASIDPIYSAFYYEEKKDFRRPVAAPGLSLDTWPYYEKGAYRVDQFASVRQNARRQRHVDQSISFNLYVPSTIRASTLLELHLTAWREGLKTTYYVRSNDIDISECEWCAS; from the coding sequence ATGACCGACAGTACCTTCCGCGTGGCCACCCCGGCCGGCGCAGCCGATGACGTGCGCCCGGCGGGCGAACGCGTGGCCACCTGGATCACCAAGGAAGCGGGCAACCGCCGCCTGCCGTTCAATGCCGCGCGCCTGCAGCGCACCATCGATGCGATCCAGGCCGAGTTTCCACAGCTGGACGTCGCCGATTACCGGCATGCGGTGCAGGCAATGGTGGAACGCAAGCCCAGCATCAGCGCGGACGACCTGGTGGATCTGCTGATCCGCGAAGCCGAATCGCGCGTGGACCTGGTCGCGCCCGAATGGGAGCAGTTTGCCGCGCGGCTGTACCTGCGCCGGCTGTACAAGCGCGCCAGCCGCAACCGTTTCTACGATGGAAGCCTGAAGTACGGCTCCTATGTGGGTCTGCAGGAGAGCCTGGCCGACCGTGGGGTGTACAGCAATGACATCCTGCGCTGCTATTCCAAGGAGGAACTGCAGCAGGCCGGTGCGATGATCGACCCGGAGCGCGACCGCCTGTTCGCCTACAACGGCCTGTACCTGCTGGCCACCCGGTACCTGGCGACCGATGGCAGCCGCGATGTGTTCGAGCTGCCGCAGGAGCGCTGGCTGACCATCGCCCTGTACCTGATGCAGAACGAAGGCGGGGTGGGGGAACGCGGTCGTGCACGGCGCATGCAGCTGGTGGGCGAGGCGTACTGGGCACTGTCGAACCTGTACATGACCGTGGCCACGCCGACGCTGGCCAACGCCGGCAAGGTGGGCGGGCAGCTGTCGAGCTGCTTCATCGACACGGTGGACGACAGCCTGCAGGGCATCTATGACTCCAATACGGACATCGCCCGCGTGTCCAAGCATGGGGGGGGCGTCGGGGCCTATCTGGGCTACGTGCGCAGCAGCGGCGCACCGATCCGTGGCGTGCCCAATTCATCCGGCGGCGTGGTGCCGTGGATCAAGCAGCTCAACAACACCGCGGTGTCGGTGGACCAGCTCGGCCAGCGCAAGGGTGCGGTGGCGGTGTACCTGGACATCTGGCACCGCGACATCGAAGCCTTCCTCGACCTGCGCCTGAACAATGGTGACCAGCGCCTGCGCGCGCATGATGTGTTCACCTCGGTATGCGTGCCGGACCTGTTCATGGAAGCGGTGGAGCGCCGCGCCGACTGGTACCTGTTCGATCCGCACGAGGTGAAGCAGGCCAAGGGCTGGTACCTGCAGGATTTCCATGACGAGAAGCGTGGATCGGGCAGCTTCCGCGACCGCTACGCCGAGCTGGTGGCCGATGAGCGCATCAGCCGCCGCACGGTCAAGGCGATTGACCTGTTCAAGCGGATCATGGTCAGCCAGCTGGAGACCGGCAACCCGTTCCTGTTCTACCGCGATGAAGTAAACCGGAAGAACCCGAACAAGCACGCGGGCATGGTCTATTCCAGCAACCTGTGCACTGAGATCCTGCAGAACATGAGCCCGACGCGGATGATCCAGGAGATCGTCAGCGGCGACCAGATCGTCACCACCCGCCGCGCCGGCGATTTCGTGGTGTGCAACCTGTCCTCGATCAACCTGGGCCGCGCCATCGCCGCCCCGGACGATCTGCTGGCGGCCGATGTGCTGGAACGGCTGATCCCGATCCAGGTGCGCATGCTCGACAACGTGATCGACCTCAATGCGTTGCCGGTACCGCAGGCGACCATCACCAACCGCAAGTACCGTGCGATCGGCCTGGGTACGTTCGGCTGGCACCACCTGCTGGCGCAGCAGCGCGTGCAGTGGGATTCCCCGGATGCCGAGCTGCTGGCCGACCGCCTGTACGAACGCATCAATTTCCTGACCATCCAGGCCAGCGCGCAGCTGGCCCGGGAGAAGGGCAGCTACCCGATGTTCGCGGGCAGCGACTGGCACAGCGGTGCCTACTTCCGTGACCGCGATTACCACGGCCAGGCCTGGGAAGCCCTGGCACAGCAGGTAGCGGCCCACGGCCTGCGCAATGGCTGGCTGCTGGCGGTGGCGCCGAACATGAGCACGGCCCAGATTGCCGGGTCCACGGCATCCATCGATCCGATCTACAGCGCGTTCTACTACGAGGAAAAGAAGGACTTCCGGCGCCCGGTCGCCGCCCCGGGCCTGTCGCTGGACACCTGGCCGTACTACGAGAAGGGCGCCTACCGGGTGGACCAGTTCGCCAGCGTGCGGCAGAACGCGCGGCGGCAGCGCCATGTCGACCAGTCGATCAGCTTCAACCTGTACGTGCCCAGCACCATCCGTGCCAGCACGTTGCTGGAGCTGCACCTGACGGCCTGGCGCGAAGGCCTGAAGACCACCTACTACGTGCGCTCCAACGACATCGACATCAGCGAATGCGAGTGGTGCGCCAGCTGA